The Dethiosulfovibrio peptidovorans DSM 11002 nucleotide sequence AAGACGAATTTTCCGGGCCCTTACCGCCGGTATAATGTCCAGAAAAGGGGCCGTCCTAGAGGCCCAGGACGTCTTAGGGACTATGGATATGATATACGCCGTATCCGATCTGATGGACAGAGAGAGATGGGCCTTCCCTGAGATGGCGGGGGGAACCCGTTTCAGGTTGTTTCAGGTACGCCATCCTATGCTCGGTTCGTCGGCCGTTCCCATTGACGTCCATTGCGGTGGGGCCTTCAGGGTCCTGGTCATCACCGGTCCTAATACGGGAGGAAAGACCGTGGTCCTCAAGACCGTGGGGGTGTCGGTTTTTCTGGCCTGGTGCGGCCTGCCTATCCCGGCGGTGGAGGGCTCCCAGGTCGGAGAGGTGTCGTCTCTTTTCTCCGATATCGGCGACGAACAGAGCATAGAACAGAGTCTATCGACCTTCAGTGCCCACCTCAAGAACATCGTGAATATATTGGAGGATTCGGACGATCGATCCCTTATCCTTCTGGACGAGCTGGGTGCGGGTACCGATCCCCAGGAGGGAGCTGCCCTCGGAGTTGCGTTGCTTAAGACCTTCAAGAGAAGAGGTTCTTTGGTTCTGGCGACTACCCATCACAACCCCATAAAAAAGTTCGCCACCACCACCGATGGAGTAGAGACAGCCAGCGTGGATTTCGATCTGTCCACCCTCACGCCGACCTACCGGCTGATAATGGGCATTCCGGGACAGAGCAACGCCCTGGCTATAGCTGAGAGGCTAGGCATGCACCGGGAGGTTCTAGGGGATGCCGAAAAAGTTCTTAAAAGCGGAGAGGCCTCCATAGAGACCATGATAGGCGAGCTCCAGAAGAAGACCCTTCATCTCGACTCTCAGGCCGCCTCTTTGGCCAAGGAAAGGCTGGAGATTGAGGAGCTTAAAAAGGCTATCGAAAAAGAACGCCGCGATCTTGAGAGGATAAAAAGACGGACCATCATGAAGGCCGACAGAGAGGCGGAGAGGGTCCTGGAGGAGGCGGAGAGGCAGGCCAGAGAGATGCTCCGCGGCCTCGACGAGGCCGCTAAATCGGCAGCCGACAGAGAGTTGAATAAGCACAAAAAAGGGGTCAAAAAATCGAAGGAACGATCCCAGGTCCGTCAGGCTGTATTCGAGGCCAAGGAGATAAAGGAACGGGGGGCCAAGGAGATAGAGGTGGGAGACGTGGTTCAGGTCTCCGGATCAGGTTCGGCCGGAGAGGTGCTCTCCATAAAGGGGAAGAGAGCGGTCGTCCTGGTGGGGGGGCTGAAGATAGAGACGGATATCAAAAAACTTACGGTGAGCGATAAGAAGATACGTCCTGAGGTTTCCGGTCCTTCTATCTCAGTATCTCGTCCCGTCGGGGTACCTAGCTCCATAATGGTACGGGGAATGACGGTGGACGAGGCCATGCCTATAGTGGCGGATTACCTGGACAGGGCTGTCCTGGCTGGCTACGGAGAGGTTACCGTGATTCACGGACGGGGCGAGGGGATTCTGCGTAGAAAGGTCCACGAGCTATGCTGCCGTCTGCCCTATGTGGCGAATTTTCGACTGGGAGAGAACGGAGAAGGCGGCTATGGGGTAACAGTGGTCAGTTTCAGGGACTAGCTCCAGGTTTATTTCCGTAGGGGACACTTGACCTAAGAGGCTTTTCGATGTATCGTATCCAAGTTGCTTAGCTTTGAACGATGCGCCTGTAGCTCAGCTGGATAGAGTGCTGGCCTCCGGAGCCAGAGGTCGTGGGTTCGAATCCCGCCGGGCGCGCCATATGAGATATCGAGCCTCCAAGAGGCCTTCCAACCCGCCTGTAGGCGGGTTTTTTTATAGCCTATCTACGGTCGTACCATCGGTAGATATTAGACCGAGACGGGGAAAAAGATGTATAATCGACGGGCAAAATACGATTTCCAAGGGAGGTCGCGATGAAAAACGTAAACATCATAGTGGCGTGCGTTTTCATACTGACTTTGGTAGCGGTAGGTATGGTGCTCAAGGCCGCTCAGAGCGTCATACTTCCCTTCGTTATAGCCTGGCTTCTTTCATATGTGTTCGGACCTATAGTTCGCTTCATGGCCCGGAAGAAGATTCCAATCTTCTTCACCATCGTGGCGGTTTTAGCCCTGTTTTTGGGGGTATGTGCCCTAGGGGCCATTTTCATGAATACCCGGGTGGTGGCTTTCGCGTCGGCTTATCCCAAGTATTACGATCAGCTCATAGCTCTCACGAAGAGCTTCGCCAGCAGCGATCTGCTGCCTCCGGATTTCTGGGATAACATAAACTGGGGTGAGAGGATAGGCAAATATCTCCTTTCCCTTTCCGGCTCTCTGGTGACCTTTATGTCGAACTTGGTGTTGGTCATAGTCTTTCTGGTCTTTATGCTTTTGGGCAGCCCATACGTGGAGTACAAGATCAAAAAGGCCTTCTCCGTCGACTCGGGG carries:
- a CDS encoding endonuclease MutS2 gives rise to the protein MYVSKAAYKSLEIEKIMLQFASRARSELGVFMLSRQEPFSDMDQVLKRQSLIEGYRRYLSIHGNLPWSSDVASVDGLIEGASETGMMSGEELLRVRVLLHLAGRIRDSVVEVRDDFPSLWTLARRVRDFSEDLERLSVLDEKGELYDGASPRLRDLRERIDELRRRIRRDCNGIINGSSSHMLQERVLSMRNGRSVLLVRQEFVGRFPGILVDRSSSGNSAYMEPNCVVSLNNRMVELRQDERDEERRIFRALTAGIMSRKGAVLEAQDVLGTMDMIYAVSDLMDRERWAFPEMAGGTRFRLFQVRHPMLGSSAVPIDVHCGGAFRVLVITGPNTGGKTVVLKTVGVSVFLAWCGLPIPAVEGSQVGEVSSLFSDIGDEQSIEQSLSTFSAHLKNIVNILEDSDDRSLILLDELGAGTDPQEGAALGVALLKTFKRRGSLVLATTHHNPIKKFATTTDGVETASVDFDLSTLTPTYRLIMGIPGQSNALAIAERLGMHREVLGDAEKVLKSGEASIETMIGELQKKTLHLDSQAASLAKERLEIEELKKAIEKERRDLERIKRRTIMKADREAERVLEEAERQAREMLRGLDEAAKSAADRELNKHKKGVKKSKERSQVRQAVFEAKEIKERGAKEIEVGDVVQVSGSGSAGEVLSIKGKRAVVLVGGLKIETDIKKLTVSDKKIRPEVSGPSISVSRPVGVPSSIMVRGMTVDEAMPIVADYLDRAVLAGYGEVTVIHGRGEGILRRKVHELCCRLPYVANFRLGENGEGGYGVTVVSFRD
- a CDS encoding AI-2E family transporter; its protein translation is MKNVNIIVACVFILTLVAVGMVLKAAQSVILPFVIAWLLSYVFGPIVRFMARKKIPIFFTIVAVLALFLGVCALGAIFMNTRVVAFASAYPKYYDQLIALTKSFASSDLLPPDFWDNINWGERIGKYLLSLSGSLVTFMSNLVLVIVFLVFMLLGSPYVEYKIKKAFSVDSGSRILSVLKAISTQIGSYLTLQTLISVSTGVCVWLALSYLRVDFAMTWGVLAFALNFIPTIGSIIASVPPILLALVQYYPNTFPAIGAAVSLLLIQMLIGNVITPKVMGDSLDVSPVVILISLFFWGWLWGVIGALLSVPIVAIIKIICENVDSLNTVGVMMGTGKQYKKEFE